A window of the Phaenicophaeus curvirostris isolate KB17595 chromosome 9, BPBGC_Pcur_1.0, whole genome shotgun sequence genome harbors these coding sequences:
- the LRIT2 gene encoding leucine-rich repeat, immunoglobulin-like domain and transmembrane domain-containing protein 2, which yields MDTICRIFLLLLAFHKINSSVSSCVTGCSCSQDSFGRSLLCMSALLRQIPANIPQDIRKIRIENSHLTELPRGSFENVSALEYLWLNFNNITVMHIKSLEYLPALKELRLQGNKLSSVPWTAFQDTPALRILDLKHNRLDVLPEHALRYLPNLTYLDLSSNQLTVISRDVFYGWPVYQRSKRVEGQIEDISNAVLALHDNPWICDCRLRGFVEFIKSVGPPIILMNSYLTCASPKFRAGKFFHEVELNSCMKPLTSALETNLTVPVGLNVTLTCFVQASPSPAVWWTYALKLLRAFNVSTEPISEETVRSELLIQAARPADTGNYTCMAANFLGNSSETISLHVVSPWSSAPSLSWDPIAPAEPGAHVQVRIAKQTVYGITLEWFAAAAAAADPGETWYTLLVGRYDAAQKDTIYIGPGVNTYSVTDLLPATKYEVCVAVRNQAPRKGQCVVFVTGSDVSQLEQREKLIHIVVIVCAMVLAVPAGMYACTAEARPGCLARCPGACLRRRRGGQAQAAGSKESTLDSLPAGSEDGLCRPEDGRDARRPPAREEPGKTRPPHRNSADLY from the exons ATGGACACTATTTGtcgtatttttcttcttcttctggcCTTCCACAAGATAAACTCATCTGTTTCATCTTGTGTCACAGGATGTTCTTGTTCTCAAGACAGCTTTGGAAG GAGTTTGCTCTGCATGTCTGCACTGCTGAGGCAAATCCCTGCAAACATTCCTCAGGACATCCGGAAAATTAGAATAGAAAATTCTCACCTAACGGAATTGCCTCGCGGATCTTTTGAGAATGTTAGTGCCTTGGAGTATCTCTGGCTCAATTTTAATAACATTACGGTGATGCACATCAAAAGCCTGGAATATCTTCCGGCTCTGAAGGAGCTGCGCTTGCAAGGGAACAAATTAAGTTCTGTGCCATGGACAGCATTTCAAGACACCCCAGCTCTGAGAATCTTGGATCTGAAGCACAACCGGCTGGATGTCCTTCCAGAACATGCACTCCGCTATCTGCCCAACCTGACCTATTTAGATCTCTCCTCAAATCAGCTTACTGTCATATCCAGGGATGTCTTCTATGGCTGGCCCGTCTACCAGAGAAGCAAAAGGGTGGAGGGGCAGATAGAAGATATTTCCAATGCTGTCCTGGCCCTTCATGACAACCCCTGGATTTGTGACTGTCGCCTGCGGGGCTTTGTTGAGTTTATCAAGTCAGTCGGCCCCCCTATTATTCTGATGAATTCCTATTTAACTTGTGCAAGCCCAAAATTCAGGGCAGGGAAGTTTTTTCATGAAGTAGAGCTCAACAGCTGCATGAAGCCCCTAACCTCAGCCCTTGAGACAAACCTGACAGTCCCAGTGGGGCTGAATGTCACCCTGACCTGCTTTGTGCAagccagcccttccccagctgtctGGTGGACCTATGCACTCAAACTTTTAAGGGCATTTAATG TGTCCACCGAACCTATCAGTGAGGAGACCGTCCGCTCGGAGCTGCTGATCCAGGCGGCACGGCCAGCAGACACTGGCAACTACACCTGCATGGCTGCCAACTTCTTGGGTAACTCCTCAGAGACCATCAGCCTCCACGTGGTGTCCCCGTGGTCATCCGCCCCCTCCCTGAGCTGGGACCCCATCGCCCCCGCCGAGCCGGGTGCCCACGTACAGGTGCGCATCGCCAAGCAGACGGTCTATGGCATCACCCTGGAGTGGTTcgcggcagcagcagcggcggcggATCCAGGCGAGACCTGGTACACCCTACTCGTGGGCCGCTACGACGCTGCCCAGAAGGACACCATCTACATCGGCCCCGGCGTCAACACCTACTCGGTGACCGACCTGCTCCCTGCCACCAAGTACGAGGTCTGCGTGGCCGTGCGCAACCAGGCGCCCCGCAAAGGCCAGTGCGTCGTCTTCGTCACGGGCAGTGACGTCAGTCAGCTGGAGCAACGCGAGAAGCTCATCCACATCGTGGTCATCGTCTGCGCCATGGTGCTGGCCGTGCCCGCCGGCATGTACGCCTGCACTGCCGAGGCTCGCCCGGGATGCCTGGCACGCTGCCCTGGCGCCTGCCTTCGGCGTCGCCGTGGGGGCCAGGCTCAGGCTGCCGGCAGCAAGGAGAGCACGCTGGACAGCCTGCCCGCGGGCAGCGAGGACGGGCTCTGCCGCCCCGAGGATGGTCGCGATGCTCGGCGGCCACCAGCCCGTGAGGAGCCTGGCAAGACCCGGCCACCCCACAGGAACAGCGCTGACCTCTACTAG